Proteins from a genomic interval of Paenibacillus sp. RC334:
- a CDS encoding Xaa-Pro peptidase family protein → MTHTNTVNRERAQQIMKREGLQALVATTPENISYVIGSQLRTTNWTMQIYAVLPQQTSARARLILPTNRLGVIAQMGLPDADLYLYSDFFLEGSPEGKASTPDIDLFYNLLGRTQTYAGPIEALQAALHDLDISQGPLGVDEMRIAPALYARLKEELPNGVIKPAYALFREVRQVKTAEEIRRLRRVAELNERVELEMIRKIAENVHEEELADYYRLETVKAGAIPAMVAVGAGPRSALPLIERYFHRVQPGEQVRFDLCCHLDGYWADTGRTTVLGEPTDWQKRHFSAIHSGWERALERVRPGAKASDIFQAAVQAVQQEGIPHYRRQHVGHAIGLELYDDIVLAPGDHRTMEEGMVFCVEVPYYELGAGGFQIEDTVVVTKDGYEFLTHMERKLYRQ, encoded by the coding sequence ATGACCCACACGAACACGGTCAACCGTGAACGGGCCCAGCAGATTATGAAGCGGGAAGGTTTACAAGCCCTCGTGGCTACCACCCCTGAAAATATCTCCTACGTAATCGGCTCCCAACTGCGAACCACCAATTGGACTATGCAAATTTATGCTGTTTTACCACAACAGACGTCCGCCCGGGCACGTCTTATTTTGCCGACCAACCGACTGGGTGTGATCGCCCAAATGGGCTTGCCAGATGCGGATTTATACCTGTACAGTGATTTTTTTCTGGAAGGATCACCGGAAGGCAAAGCTTCGACCCCTGACATTGATCTATTTTACAATCTTCTCGGTCGTACACAGACTTATGCAGGGCCTATTGAAGCGCTACAGGCAGCTTTGCATGATCTGGACATTTCCCAAGGCCCGTTGGGAGTGGATGAAATGCGTATTGCACCAGCGCTTTATGCACGTTTGAAGGAAGAACTGCCAAATGGGGTGATCAAGCCGGCCTATGCGCTGTTCAGAGAGGTTCGGCAAGTGAAAACAGCAGAAGAAATCAGACGGCTACGCCGGGTAGCTGAGCTGAACGAGCGTGTTGAGCTTGAAATGATCCGCAAAATCGCCGAAAATGTGCATGAAGAGGAACTGGCCGACTATTATCGTTTGGAGACGGTAAAAGCGGGTGCGATTCCGGCGATGGTTGCTGTGGGAGCTGGTCCACGCAGCGCGTTGCCATTAATAGAACGTTACTTTCACCGCGTACAGCCTGGAGAGCAGGTACGGTTTGATCTATGCTGTCACCTGGACGGCTATTGGGCGGATACCGGGCGCACAACTGTGCTGGGAGAACCGACAGACTGGCAGAAGCGTCATTTTTCAGCTATTCATAGCGGTTGGGAGCGAGCGTTGGAACGGGTACGTCCCGGAGCCAAAGCATCGGATATTTTCCAGGCTGCGGTTCAAGCCGTCCAACAAGAAGGTATTCCGCACTATCGTCGTCAGCATGTGGGACATGCCATCGGTTTGGAGCTGTATGATGATATTGTATTGGCTCCCGGAGATCACCGAACGATGGAGGAAGGCATGGTATTTTGTGTTGAGGTGCCTTATTATGAGCTAGGAGCAGGTGGTTTTCAAATCGAAGATACGGTAGTTGTAACCAAGGACGGGTATGAATTTTTAACTCATATGGAACGGAAACTATATCGGCAATAA
- a CDS encoding iron ABC transporter permease has translation MKLSESSESPAQSNHSQPPISFHSRPWAASLILTAGLALLAFGIALSLSFGAAPIRLFEVWNAVFHFNPEIQNHQIIWEIRLPRILGGVLIGVCFAVAGAIMQGMTRNPLADSGLLGLNSGASLAMAICFALFPGSSFLQLMLYSFVGAALAVVMVYGTSSISKGGLTPVRLVLAGAAVTALLSALGDAISLYFNVGQDLAFWYAGGLSGTKWVQLGIVLPWVVAAFIGALMLSRSITLLSLGDEIALSLGQRTGIVKVLGMILVLILAGAAVSLVGSIGFVGLIIPHMTRKLVGVDYRWIIPCSAIMGALLIVFADLAARMINAPEETPVGVLIALIGVPFFLYLARKERRAL, from the coding sequence ATGAAATTATCAGAATCATCGGAGAGTCCCGCCCAGAGTAACCATAGCCAGCCGCCGATTTCATTCCACTCACGGCCATGGGCGGCTTCACTCATCTTAACAGCCGGACTAGCCCTTTTGGCGTTCGGTATCGCTTTATCCCTATCTTTTGGTGCAGCTCCTATTAGGCTGTTTGAGGTATGGAATGCAGTCTTTCATTTTAATCCTGAAATACAAAATCATCAAATTATTTGGGAAATCAGACTACCACGGATTTTGGGTGGTGTGTTGATCGGAGTCTGCTTCGCTGTGGCGGGGGCAATTATGCAGGGGATGACCCGCAATCCGCTTGCTGACTCGGGTTTGCTTGGATTGAATTCGGGAGCCAGTTTGGCGATGGCGATTTGTTTTGCTCTTTTTCCCGGGTCATCCTTTTTACAACTGATGCTGTACTCCTTTGTTGGCGCGGCCTTAGCTGTTGTGATGGTATATGGTACAAGCTCCATATCCAAGGGTGGACTTACGCCAGTACGCCTTGTATTGGCGGGTGCAGCTGTAACGGCATTGCTGTCTGCCTTGGGTGACGCGATCAGCTTGTATTTTAATGTCGGACAGGATCTGGCCTTCTGGTATGCAGGGGGACTTAGCGGAACCAAGTGGGTGCAACTGGGGATTGTCTTGCCTTGGGTTGTGGCAGCCTTTATCGGCGCGCTTATGCTATCACGGTCTATTACGTTGCTCAGCCTCGGGGATGAAATTGCGCTCAGTCTCGGTCAGCGCACTGGCATTGTAAAGGTGCTTGGGATGATCCTGGTACTTATTCTGGCGGGGGCGGCAGTGTCGCTGGTAGGATCTATCGGCTTTGTAGGGCTGATTATTCCTCATATGACCCGCAAGCTGGTAGGTGTCGATTATCGCTGGATCATTCCTTGCTCGGCCATTATGGGGGCTTTACTCATCGTGTTTGCCGATCTGGCGGCTCGCATGATTAATGCACCGGAGGAAACACCAGTAGGCGTGCTTATTGCCCTGATTGGGGTGCCATTCTTCCTTTATCTGGCTCGTAAAGAAAGGAGAGCACTGTAA
- a CDS encoding ROK family protein, which translates to MEKANTNLIKEINLNLVRKVLKQIGKATKPQLAALTDLSVVTINTLMQELLNNGEIFEDEIVPSNGGRHALTYRFNYEFSLALVIHINEKQGMDVVCTTVVNLNEDVLMKEEHPFQIFNATQFYSTIQDIISLYPSIKVIGIGIPGQSVDGEITVSSYERLNGIRLAEDVQSKFGLPVILENDVNAAVCGYVYREQIDEDQCVLAIYFPENSPPGMGIYLRDGVLKGKHGLAGEIKFLPSIVWDESKGTEVFFNSICEIIQILQSVFDPDQIVVYRENIEEESFFHFLESYKSKHTMPLYPEIILSDLFYEDFKTGLRGLTLKELERPIIVFK; encoded by the coding sequence ATGGAAAAAGCTAATACAAATTTAATTAAAGAAATAAATCTGAACCTGGTTCGCAAAGTATTGAAGCAGATCGGCAAGGCAACAAAACCCCAACTAGCCGCATTGACTGATTTAAGTGTGGTAACTATCAATACTCTTATGCAGGAATTGCTTAATAATGGAGAGATTTTTGAAGATGAAATCGTCCCTTCAAACGGAGGCAGACATGCGTTAACCTATCGTTTTAATTATGAGTTTAGTCTGGCACTGGTTATACATATTAATGAAAAACAAGGGATGGATGTAGTGTGTACCACGGTAGTTAATTTAAATGAGGACGTTCTGATGAAAGAAGAGCATCCCTTTCAAATTTTTAATGCTACACAATTTTATTCCACGATTCAAGACATCATTTCTCTCTATCCTTCCATTAAAGTTATTGGTATTGGAATCCCGGGACAATCTGTAGATGGAGAAATTACAGTTAGCAGCTATGAAAGGTTAAATGGAATTCGATTGGCAGAGGATGTGCAAAGCAAATTTGGTTTGCCGGTTATTCTGGAGAATGACGTAAATGCCGCAGTATGTGGATACGTCTATAGAGAACAGATAGATGAAGATCAATGTGTGCTGGCTATTTATTTTCCTGAGAATTCCCCCCCAGGGATGGGGATTTATTTACGGGATGGGGTTTTAAAGGGCAAACATGGATTGGCTGGTGAAATCAAATTCCTTCCGTCTATAGTTTGGGATGAAAGCAAAGGAACAGAAGTTTTTTTCAATAGTATATGTGAAATTATTCAAATATTACAATCCGTATTTGATCCTGATCAGATTGTAGTCTATAGAGAGAACATAGAAGAAGAGTCTTTCTTTCATTTTTTAGAATCCTACAAATCTAAGCATACGATGCCTTTGTATCCTGAAATTATTCTCTCGGATTTATTTTATGAAGATTTTAAAACAGGGTTGAGAGGGTTAACACTAAAAGAATTAGAACGCCCGATTATTGTCTTTAAATAA
- a CDS encoding iron ABC transporter permease, producing MNNITTGAIAKAGHRKKIHDWIVVIVLLILLIVAFTISANTGTIRLSPMELFRTLFGQGTPQQELILFEFRLPRMVISILIGAGLAVSGCIMQGVSRNGLADPGILGINAGAGLMVMLFVLLFPTMQTTNSLFLLPGLALIGSGAAAILIYALSYKKGEGISPTRLLLSGIGVAAGVSAAMIILTLKLTPESYTFVASWLAGSIWGSNWKFVMALLPWLVVLLPFAYYKANVMNVLNLGDQTASGLGTSIEKERILLLAAAVGLASSSVSVSGGIGFVGLVAPHLARKLVGPKHKMLLVACALVGALLVLVADTITRSLPLQKEIPTGLIVAIIGAPYFLYLLSRSKG from the coding sequence ATGAATAACATCACGACTGGAGCTATTGCCAAAGCAGGTCACCGTAAAAAAATCCATGATTGGATCGTTGTTATCGTTCTGCTCATTCTGCTCATTGTTGCATTCACCATTAGTGCGAATACAGGAACCATTCGACTTTCGCCAATGGAGCTTTTTAGAACCTTATTTGGGCAAGGGACTCCACAGCAGGAATTAATCTTGTTTGAATTCCGATTGCCACGAATGGTTATTTCCATTTTGATTGGTGCAGGTCTGGCGGTTTCTGGCTGTATCATGCAGGGAGTTTCACGTAATGGTTTGGCGGACCCTGGTATTTTGGGGATTAATGCCGGAGCCGGGCTGATGGTTATGCTGTTTGTATTGCTTTTCCCAACGATGCAAACAACGAATTCATTGTTTTTACTACCTGGCCTTGCACTGATTGGATCAGGAGCGGCTGCTATTCTGATCTACGCGCTTTCTTACAAAAAGGGTGAAGGGATTTCTCCGACAAGGTTACTGCTAAGCGGGATTGGTGTAGCGGCGGGGGTCAGTGCTGCGATGATCATCTTGACTCTCAAGCTTACGCCTGAAAGTTATACGTTTGTTGCCAGTTGGTTGGCAGGAAGTATATGGGGGTCCAACTGGAAATTTGTAATGGCACTGTTACCTTGGCTTGTGGTGTTGCTGCCTTTCGCATACTACAAGGCCAATGTGATGAATGTGCTTAATTTGGGAGATCAGACGGCATCCGGGTTAGGTACATCTATTGAAAAGGAACGCATCCTTCTGCTCGCTGCTGCGGTTGGATTGGCCAGTTCCAGCGTATCGGTTAGCGGTGGAATCGGCTTCGTCGGTTTAGTTGCTCCGCATTTGGCAAGAAAACTGGTGGGGCCAAAGCATAAGATGCTGTTAGTGGCCTGTGCATTGGTTGGGGCACTGTTAGTGCTTGTGGCGGATACAATTACACGATCCTTACCTTTACAGAAAGAAATCCCGACAGGTTTGATCGTGGCGATCATTGGTGCTCCATACTTCCTGTATCTGCTGAGTCGCTCCAAGGGATAA
- a CDS encoding ABC transporter ATP-binding protein, whose protein sequence is MLKRFFEYYRPYRTLFIIDFSCALLAALLELAFPLAVNRVVDDLLPSGNWKWILYACLGLLGIYVVSAGLNYVVTYWGHKLGINIESDMRKKLFDRIQKQSFRFFDNNKTGHLVSRMTNDLMDIGEIAHHGPEDLFIALMTLGGAFGIMLGINWKLAVLTFIIVPLMIYLSLYFSRKMNAAFHRMFSDIADYNARIENNVSGIRVVQAFSNEEHEMERFAENNGRFRKTKLIAYRIMAWNSSISFVLMKLVSLFVLVCGTWFVIEGQMTYGEFIAFVMLSNVFLAPIKQINSVIETYPKGIAGFRRYLDLLESESDVEDLPGAKTVTHLNGEIQFAGVTFGYENKDKVLRKVDLSIHAGETVALVGPSGAGKTTLCSLLPRFYDVEEGSITIDGMDIREMKLESLRSMIGIVQQDVFLFDGTVRENIAYGKLGASEEEIWDAARRAQIEDLVRSYPEGLDTMIGERGVKLSGGQKQRLSIARMFLKNPPILILDEATSALDTETEAAIQQALTELSQGRTTLVIAHRLATIKNADRIIVVADQGIAEQGRHEELLAVKGPYSRLHQAQYGT, encoded by the coding sequence ATGTTAAAACGTTTTTTTGAATATTACCGTCCTTACCGGACTTTGTTTATTATTGATTTCTCTTGCGCCTTGCTGGCTGCACTGCTGGAGTTGGCTTTCCCACTTGCCGTCAACCGGGTGGTCGATGATTTGCTGCCTAGCGGGAACTGGAAGTGGATTTTATATGCTTGTCTAGGACTGCTTGGTATTTATGTAGTCAGTGCCGGATTAAATTACGTGGTTACCTATTGGGGCCATAAGCTGGGGATTAACATCGAATCGGACATGCGTAAAAAACTGTTTGATCGAATTCAAAAGCAATCCTTCCGTTTTTTTGACAATAACAAAACAGGGCATCTCGTCTCCCGTATGACCAACGATCTGATGGATATCGGGGAAATCGCCCACCACGGACCTGAAGATTTGTTTATCGCGTTGATGACACTGGGAGGGGCCTTCGGTATCATGCTCGGCATTAACTGGAAGCTGGCAGTGCTGACGTTCATTATTGTGCCGCTTATGATTTACTTGTCCTTGTATTTTAGCCGTAAAATGAATGCTGCTTTCCATCGCATGTTTTCGGATATCGCAGATTACAACGCACGCATCGAAAATAACGTCAGTGGTATCCGCGTCGTACAAGCATTTTCGAACGAAGAGCATGAAATGGAACGTTTTGCTGAAAACAACGGACGATTCCGTAAAACCAAGCTAATTGCTTACCGTATTATGGCTTGGAATTCTTCGATTAGTTTTGTTCTGATGAAACTGGTTTCGCTGTTTGTACTCGTGTGCGGTACATGGTTTGTGATTGAAGGGCAAATGACGTACGGGGAATTTATCGCATTTGTGATGCTGTCCAACGTATTTCTCGCACCAATCAAGCAGATTAACTCCGTTATTGAAACGTATCCCAAAGGCATTGCCGGCTTCCGTCGATACCTGGATTTGTTGGAAAGTGAATCGGATGTAGAAGATCTGCCAGGGGCCAAGACCGTTACCCATCTCAATGGAGAAATCCAATTTGCAGGTGTAACATTTGGCTATGAAAACAAAGACAAAGTATTGCGTAAAGTGGACCTATCCATCCATGCGGGAGAGACTGTAGCACTGGTCGGCCCTTCAGGAGCAGGTAAAACGACGCTTTGCAGTTTGTTGCCACGCTTCTATGATGTGGAGGAAGGCAGCATTACCATTGATGGTATGGATATCCGTGAAATGAAGCTGGAATCGTTGCGCTCCATGATTGGGATCGTACAGCAGGATGTGTTCCTGTTTGATGGAACGGTTCGTGAAAATATTGCATATGGCAAGCTAGGTGCTTCGGAAGAAGAAATTTGGGATGCCGCCCGACGGGCTCAGATTGAAGACCTCGTTCGTTCCTATCCGGAAGGGTTGGATACGATGATTGGTGAACGGGGCGTGAAGCTGTCGGGGGGTCAAAAGCAACGCTTGTCTATTGCCCGGATGTTCCTCAAAAATCCACCTATTCTCATTTTGGATGAAGCAACATCAGCACTGGATACAGAGACAGAAGCTGCGATTCAGCAGGCTTTGACAGAGTTGTCGCAAGGACGCACAACGCTCGTTATTGCGCATCGTCTGGCAACGATTAAAAACGCCGACCGCATTATCGTGGTTGCCGATCAGGGAATCGCCGAGCAAGGTAGGCATGAAGAATTGCTGGCGGTAAAAGGTCCATATAGCCGTCTGCATCAAGCCCAGTACGGTACCTAA
- a CDS encoding ABC transporter substrate-binding protein translates to MKKEMWIAMLLLTFILALTACGGNTGQADGKQNQTSAEQKLATKTVKTIHGDVTIPTHPQRIVVDLYQNDLLALGIQPVGSVKYYLDNPFSKDLVQGITSIGDRDSVSFEKVLTLEPDLILIGSKDASQYENYSKIAPTVAIPYGTYKDVHEELTAFGELLGKEQEAKAWLAQYDQRMQAARDKLKGIIQPEDTFTVMEASTKEYYVYGDNFGRGGQAVYRGLGLTPPPFVQKELLGDTQWKSVSKEVINQYAGSYIFLTVNKETAGYTGDSIWKSLDAVRNDRVFELQEDRYWYFDPIAIVGQAEEIADMLVERNKEKASQK, encoded by the coding sequence TTGAAAAAGGAAATGTGGATTGCAATGCTGCTGCTGACATTCATCCTGGCTCTGACCGCTTGTGGAGGAAATACGGGGCAGGCTGACGGAAAGCAGAATCAAACTTCTGCCGAGCAGAAGCTAGCAACGAAAACAGTCAAAACAATTCATGGTGATGTTACGATCCCAACTCATCCTCAACGGATCGTAGTAGATTTGTACCAGAATGACTTATTAGCTCTCGGTATTCAACCCGTGGGGAGTGTTAAGTATTATTTGGACAATCCGTTTTCCAAGGATCTTGTACAGGGCATTACAAGCATTGGAGACCGCGATAGCGTGTCCTTTGAAAAGGTACTTACTCTGGAGCCGGATTTGATTCTGATTGGTTCCAAAGATGCTTCTCAATATGAGAATTACAGTAAGATTGCCCCGACCGTCGCTATTCCTTATGGCACGTATAAGGATGTGCATGAGGAATTAACTGCTTTTGGAGAGCTTCTTGGTAAAGAGCAGGAGGCTAAAGCGTGGCTAGCCCAATACGATCAGCGGATGCAGGCAGCACGCGACAAGTTAAAGGGAATCATTCAACCTGAGGATACCTTCACTGTCATGGAGGCTTCAACGAAGGAATATTATGTATATGGCGATAACTTTGGCAGAGGAGGACAGGCGGTATACAGAGGACTGGGTTTGACGCCTCCACCTTTTGTCCAAAAAGAACTATTAGGTGATACTCAATGGAAATCGGTATCGAAAGAAGTTATTAATCAGTATGCTGGCTCTTATATTTTTCTGACGGTTAACAAGGAAACCGCCGGTTATACAGGGGACAGTATATGGAAGTCACTGGATGCCGTTCGAAATGACAGGGTCTTTGAGTTACAGGAGGATCGCTATTGGTACTTTGACCCGATTGCCATTGTAGGACAAGCAGAAGAAATCGCAGACATGCTCGTCGAGCGGAATAAAGAGAAGGCTTCACAGAAGTAG
- a CDS encoding MFS transporter, giving the protein MTYIQKGSRSFHKTSLAMFAGGFSTFALLYCMQPLMPEFSKDFGISPATASLSLSMSTIAMAITMLFVGVLSDQKGRKIIMCCSLVGASAVGLLLAISPGFLTLLILRMIQGMILAGLPAIAMTYLSEEIDPAHLGYAMGLYISGNSIGGMGGRILTSTLTDLVNWRTALGILALLSIVSSVLFWQWLPASRNFKRRKVRFSDTIRTLFVPCKDPALLCLYGLGFVFMGSFVTLFNYIGYRLTAPPYLLGSGLIGWIFVVYIMGTVSSTWMGRQADRYGRYAVMGVAIGILLLGALLTLSGSLWVMTIGIALFTFGFFGGHSIASSWVGLLAVEHRAQSSALYLFFYYAGSSISGTLGGIFYASFGWNGVILMITGYMTVGLILNVVLKRRGASRNTTGKQTDARHTI; this is encoded by the coding sequence ATGACATATATTCAAAAAGGGTCCCGTTCGTTTCACAAAACGAGCTTGGCTATGTTCGCGGGAGGATTCAGCACATTTGCCTTGTTATATTGCATGCAGCCGCTGATGCCCGAGTTTTCCAAAGATTTTGGTATTTCCCCCGCCACCGCCAGTTTGTCGCTGTCCATGTCAACTATCGCCATGGCGATAACGATGCTGTTCGTTGGTGTTTTATCGGATCAAAAAGGACGGAAAATCATCATGTGCTGCTCCTTAGTCGGAGCATCTGCTGTGGGGTTGCTGTTAGCGATTAGTCCGGGCTTTCTAACGCTGCTTATTCTGCGGATGATCCAAGGCATGATTCTCGCGGGTCTTCCCGCCATCGCCATGACCTACCTCAGTGAGGAAATAGATCCTGCCCATCTGGGCTATGCTATGGGATTGTACATCAGCGGGAATTCCATTGGCGGGATGGGCGGACGAATTCTGACCAGCACCTTAACGGATTTGGTGAACTGGAGAACTGCTTTGGGAATATTGGCCTTGCTTAGCATCGTATCCTCGGTACTGTTTTGGCAATGGCTTCCGGCTTCGCGTAACTTCAAGCGTCGAAAGGTCCGTTTTTCAGATACCATTCGTACACTTTTTGTTCCCTGTAAAGACCCGGCGCTACTGTGTCTGTATGGGCTGGGCTTTGTGTTTATGGGCAGCTTTGTTACGCTGTTTAACTACATTGGATATCGTCTTACTGCACCTCCTTATCTGCTTGGCTCCGGCCTGATTGGCTGGATTTTTGTTGTGTACATCATGGGAACGGTCAGCTCCACCTGGATGGGGAGACAGGCTGACAGATACGGCAGATATGCGGTTATGGGGGTTGCTATTGGAATTCTGCTGTTGGGTGCCTTGCTGACATTATCGGGCAGTCTGTGGGTGATGACTATCGGTATTGCGTTGTTTACGTTTGGTTTTTTCGGGGGACACTCGATTGCAAGCAGTTGGGTAGGCCTTCTGGCGGTTGAGCACAGGGCGCAGTCGTCTGCGCTCTATCTGTTTTTTTATTATGCCGGTTCCAGTATTAGCGGTACCTTGGGCGGTATATTTTATGCAAGTTTCGGATGGAACGGTGTTATTCTGATGATTACGGGATATATGACGGTTGGTTTGATACTGAATGTTGTTTTAAAACGCCGGGGAGCATCCAGAAATACAACAGGTAAACAGACCGATGCTAGGCATACAATATAA
- a CDS encoding ABC transporter substrate-binding protein, giving the protein MQQSNRIKWGTTLCLVVLLTVVLGACGNADTGNQNNGKTSINNSNGQSQTVAMREYTDATGNKINIPVNPQRVITTQYLDAILALGVKPVGAASHLLEGEYLKGKIDGIADIGNPTNVEKVLELQPDLIITTEDTTPEVKEQLEKIAPTVVVSFGAGDVFKQFRDVSAVLGKDKEAEQWIANLDKKAAEGRKKLAGKFKKGETVTIYMTYGKDVLRVYGARNVGHAIYRSLELNPPEYIRQKLAKDPNFNFVYDSISMEKLPELSGDRIIMLVYDEETKDGILKEIEQSALWRNLPAVKNHKVYFIKADPWFTYSPLAIDKSLDEAVNMLSFDPK; this is encoded by the coding sequence GTGCAACAAAGTAACAGGATAAAATGGGGCACCACACTGTGTCTCGTGGTTCTACTGACGGTTGTACTGGGGGCTTGTGGAAACGCAGATACTGGCAATCAGAACAATGGAAAGACCAGTATTAACAACTCTAACGGGCAATCCCAAACGGTTGCCATGCGTGAATATACAGATGCCACTGGCAACAAGATCAATATCCCTGTAAATCCGCAACGAGTTATTACGACGCAATATTTGGATGCCATACTGGCCTTGGGAGTTAAGCCGGTAGGTGCTGCTTCCCATTTGTTGGAGGGCGAATATTTAAAAGGTAAGATTGACGGAATTGCAGATATTGGGAACCCGACGAATGTAGAAAAGGTGCTGGAGCTACAGCCAGACCTGATCATAACAACAGAAGATACCACTCCCGAAGTGAAGGAGCAGCTGGAGAAAATTGCTCCAACCGTAGTCGTTTCTTTTGGAGCAGGGGATGTGTTCAAGCAATTTCGGGATGTTTCCGCTGTACTCGGTAAGGACAAGGAAGCTGAGCAGTGGATTGCTAACCTGGATAAAAAGGCTGCTGAAGGCCGGAAGAAGCTGGCTGGAAAATTTAAGAAAGGTGAAACGGTCACGATTTACATGACTTACGGTAAGGATGTGCTAAGAGTGTACGGGGCGCGGAATGTAGGACATGCCATTTACCGTTCACTGGAATTGAATCCTCCTGAGTACATACGCCAAAAGCTGGCGAAGGACCCGAACTTTAATTTCGTTTACGATAGCATTTCGATGGAAAAGCTGCCTGAACTGTCAGGGGACCGAATTATTATGCTGGTTTATGATGAAGAGACCAAGGATGGAATCCTCAAGGAAATCGAGCAAAGCGCACTGTGGAGAAATCTTCCTGCGGTTAAAAACCACAAAGTATATTTCATCAAAGCTGACCCATGGTTTACGTACTCACCGCTTGCGATTGACAAATCGCTGGATGAAGCGGTTAACATGCTTTCCTTCGATCCTAAATAA
- a CDS encoding tyrosine-type recombinase/integrase, whose product MKKGVRQMEPDMIDDIDEVYAEELEAFLIWMKDAGYTIHTQKNYTGDVKQFLRTLREKPLDQVKKIHVMSYLSKARESGAGDSTRNRKHAAVSSFYKALQEFELCSTNPASGIKKAKTEKNRMPVYLDEKEIQPFLLAIEGKYANRNMTIFLLMVYMGLRVGEVHSLNVSDYSRERRTLDVFGKGRKWRTLPVPEGVCDIVERALEERLTPWRGKEDAMFVSQKGRRLAVRSIQQIATETFERFQQDKNAERRVSYSSHKLRHTFATMLLRKGADLRTVQELLGHSSIQTTTVYTHVTDREKEKAMDKLDIQIPITGL is encoded by the coding sequence ATGAAAAAAGGGGTACGGCAAATGGAGCCGGATATGATAGATGATATTGATGAAGTGTATGCTGAGGAGCTGGAAGCTTTTTTGATCTGGATGAAAGATGCAGGTTATACGATACATACGCAAAAAAACTATACAGGGGATGTGAAGCAGTTCTTACGTACGCTGCGTGAAAAGCCACTTGATCAGGTGAAGAAAATTCATGTGATGTCGTATCTGTCTAAAGCGCGGGAAAGTGGGGCCGGAGATAGTACGCGGAACCGGAAGCATGCGGCGGTAAGTAGCTTTTACAAAGCGTTGCAGGAATTTGAATTGTGCAGCACAAATCCGGCATCTGGAATTAAAAAAGCAAAGACCGAGAAGAATCGTATGCCCGTCTATTTGGATGAAAAGGAAATTCAGCCGTTTTTGCTCGCAATAGAGGGGAAATATGCCAATCGCAACATGACTATTTTTCTGCTCATGGTATATATGGGATTGCGGGTGGGAGAGGTTCATTCTTTGAATGTCTCGGATTACAGCCGGGAGCGACGCACCTTAGATGTGTTCGGTAAAGGACGCAAGTGGCGTACGCTTCCGGTGCCGGAGGGTGTGTGTGATATTGTGGAACGTGCGTTGGAGGAAAGATTAACCCCGTGGAGGGGGAAGGAGGACGCGATGTTCGTGTCGCAAAAAGGCCGCCGTTTGGCGGTGCGCTCTATTCAGCAGATTGCTACGGAAACATTCGAGCGATTCCAGCAGGATAAGAATGCGGAACGTCGGGTATCTTACTCCAGCCATAAGCTGCGGCATACGTTTGCAACGATGCTTTTACGTAAGGGGGCTGATCTGCGTACTGTGCAGGAACTGCTAGGACACTCATCCATCCAGACGACCACTGTATATACGCATGTCACCGATCGAGAAAAAGAAAAAGCGATGGATAAGCTGGATATTCAGATACCAATAACGGGATTGTAA